A region of Ovis canadensis isolate MfBH-ARS-UI-01 breed Bighorn chromosome 19, ARS-UI_OviCan_v2, whole genome shotgun sequence DNA encodes the following proteins:
- the HHATL gene encoding protein-cysteine N-palmitoyltransferase HHAT-like protein isoform X2: MLTLAAQRSWFQKCPIQAMGIKTALPAAELGLYSLVLSGALAYAGRGLLEASQDGAHRKAFRESVRPGWEYIGRKMDVADFEWVMWFTSFRNVIIFALSGHVLFAKLCTMVAPQLRSWMYAVYGALAVAGTMGPWYLLLLLGHCVGLYVVSLLGQPWLCLGVGLASLASFKLEPLISWQSGFVTGTFDLQEVLFHGGCGFTVLRCTSFALESCAHPDHRYSLADLLKYNFYLPFFFFGPIMTFDRFHAQVSQVEPVRPEGELWRIRAQAGLSVVAILAVDVFFHFFYILTIPSDLKFVNRLPDSALAGLAYSNLVYDWVKAAVLFGVVNTVARLDHLDPPQPPKCITALYVFAETHFDRGINDWLCKYVYDYIGGEHSAVIPELGATIATFAITTLWLGPCDVVYLWSCLNCFGLNFELWVQKLAELEPLAQIETSLSEQMSRRVRAVFGAMNFWAIIMYNLVSLNSPEFSELVAQRLLLSGFPQTTLAILFVTYCGVQLVKERERTLALEEEQKQDKEKLE, translated from the exons ATGCTGACTTTAGCGGCCCAGAGGAGCTGGTTTCAGAAATG CCCCATCCAGGCTATGGGCATCAAGACAGCGTTGCCCGCGGCAGAGCTGGGCCTGTACTCCCTGGTGCTGAGTGGGGCCCTAGCCTATGCTGGCCGGGGCCTCCTTGAGGCTTCACAAG ATGGGGCCCACAGGAAGGCCTTCCGGGAGTCTGTGCGACCCGGCTGGGAGTACATTGGTCGGAAGATG GATGTGGCTGATTTCGAGTGGGTCATGTGGTTCACCTCCTTCCGCAATGTCATCATCTTCGCCCTCTCCGGACACGTGCTATTTGCTAAACTCTGCACAATGGTTGCCCCTCAG CTCCGCTCCTGGATGTATGCTGTGTATGGGGCCCTGGCCGTGGCGGGCACCATGGGCCCttggtacctgctgctgctgcttggccACTGTGTGGGCCTCTATGTTGTCTCACTCCTTGGCCAGCCCTGGCTCTGTCTTGGCGTCGGTCTGGCCAGCCTTGCCTCTTTCAAGCTGGAACCCCTCATTTCCTGGCAG AGCGGGTTTGTAACAGGGACTTTTGATCTTCAAGAGGTGCTGTTTCACGGGGGCTGCGGTTTCACGGTGCTGCGTTGCACCAGTTTTGCGCTGGAGAGCTGTGCCCACCCTGACCACCGCTACTCCCTAGCCGACCTCCTCAAGTACAATTTCTAcctgcctttcttcttcttcGGACCCATCATGACCTTTGATCGCTTCCACGCTCAG GTGAGCCAGGTGGAGCCGGTGCGGCCAGAGGGCGAGCTGTGGCGCATCCGGGCCCAAGCAGGACTCAGCGTGGTAGCCATCCTGGCCGTGGACGTCTTCTTCCACTTCTTCTACATCCTCACCATCCCCAGTGACCTCAAGTTCGTCAACCGTCTCCCGGACAGCGCCCTCG CTGGCCTAGCCTACTCAAACCTGGTGTACGACTGGGTGAAGGCAGCTGTCCTCTTCGGAGTCGTCAACACTGTTGCGCGCCTCGACCATCTGGACCCGCCCCAGCCTCCCAAGTGCATCACAGCCCTCTATGTCTTCGCAGAGAC aCACTTTGACCGTGGCATCAATGACTGGCTTTGCAA GTATGTGTATGACTACATTGGTGGGGAGCACTCAGCGGTGATCCCAGAGCTGGGGGCCACCATAGCCACATTTGCCATCACCACTCTGTGGCTTGGGCCTTGTGATGTTGTCTACCTGTGGTCATGCCTTAACTGCTTTGGCCTTAATTTTGAGCTCTGGGTACAGAAGCTGGCAGAGTTGGAGCCCCTAGCGCAAATTGAG ACCTCTCTGTCAGAGCAGATGTCCCGCAGGGTCCGCGCCGTCTTTGGGGCCATGAACTTCTGGGCCATCATCATGTACAACCTTGTAAGCCTGAACAGCCCCGAGTTCTCAGAGCTGGTCGCCCAGCGTCTGCTGCTCTCAG ggttcccCCAGACCACGCTGGCCATCCTGTTTGTCACCTACTGTGGTGTCCAACTGGTGAAGGAGCGAGAGCGAACCCTGGCTCTGGAGGAGGAACAGAAGCAGGACAAAGAGAAGCTGGAGTAG
- the HHATL gene encoding protein-cysteine N-palmitoyltransferase HHAT-like protein isoform X1 → MGIKTALPAAELGLYSLVLSGALAYAGRGLLEASQDGAHRKAFRESVRPGWEYIGRKMDVADFEWVMWFTSFRNVIIFALSGHVLFAKLCTMVAPQLRSWMYAVYGALAVAGTMGPWYLLLLLGHCVGLYVVSLLGQPWLCLGVGLASLASFKLEPLISWQSGFVTGTFDLQEVLFHGGCGFTVLRCTSFALESCAHPDHRYSLADLLKYNFYLPFFFFGPIMTFDRFHAQVSQVEPVRPEGELWRIRAQAGLSVVAILAVDVFFHFFYILTIPSDLKFVNRLPDSALAGLAYSNLVYDWVKAAVLFGVVNTVARLDHLDPPQPPKCITALYVFAETHFDRGINDWLCKYVYDYIGGEHSAVIPELGATIATFAITTLWLGPCDVVYLWSCLNCFGLNFELWVQKLAELEPLAQIETSLSEQMSRRVRAVFGAMNFWAIIMYNLVSLNSPEFSELVAQRLLLSGFPQTTLAILFVTYCGVQLVKERERTLALEEEQKQDKEKLE, encoded by the exons ATGGGCATCAAGACAGCGTTGCCCGCGGCAGAGCTGGGCCTGTACTCCCTGGTGCTGAGTGGGGCCCTAGCCTATGCTGGCCGGGGCCTCCTTGAGGCTTCACAAG ATGGGGCCCACAGGAAGGCCTTCCGGGAGTCTGTGCGACCCGGCTGGGAGTACATTGGTCGGAAGATG GATGTGGCTGATTTCGAGTGGGTCATGTGGTTCACCTCCTTCCGCAATGTCATCATCTTCGCCCTCTCCGGACACGTGCTATTTGCTAAACTCTGCACAATGGTTGCCCCTCAG CTCCGCTCCTGGATGTATGCTGTGTATGGGGCCCTGGCCGTGGCGGGCACCATGGGCCCttggtacctgctgctgctgcttggccACTGTGTGGGCCTCTATGTTGTCTCACTCCTTGGCCAGCCCTGGCTCTGTCTTGGCGTCGGTCTGGCCAGCCTTGCCTCTTTCAAGCTGGAACCCCTCATTTCCTGGCAG AGCGGGTTTGTAACAGGGACTTTTGATCTTCAAGAGGTGCTGTTTCACGGGGGCTGCGGTTTCACGGTGCTGCGTTGCACCAGTTTTGCGCTGGAGAGCTGTGCCCACCCTGACCACCGCTACTCCCTAGCCGACCTCCTCAAGTACAATTTCTAcctgcctttcttcttcttcGGACCCATCATGACCTTTGATCGCTTCCACGCTCAG GTGAGCCAGGTGGAGCCGGTGCGGCCAGAGGGCGAGCTGTGGCGCATCCGGGCCCAAGCAGGACTCAGCGTGGTAGCCATCCTGGCCGTGGACGTCTTCTTCCACTTCTTCTACATCCTCACCATCCCCAGTGACCTCAAGTTCGTCAACCGTCTCCCGGACAGCGCCCTCG CTGGCCTAGCCTACTCAAACCTGGTGTACGACTGGGTGAAGGCAGCTGTCCTCTTCGGAGTCGTCAACACTGTTGCGCGCCTCGACCATCTGGACCCGCCCCAGCCTCCCAAGTGCATCACAGCCCTCTATGTCTTCGCAGAGAC aCACTTTGACCGTGGCATCAATGACTGGCTTTGCAA GTATGTGTATGACTACATTGGTGGGGAGCACTCAGCGGTGATCCCAGAGCTGGGGGCCACCATAGCCACATTTGCCATCACCACTCTGTGGCTTGGGCCTTGTGATGTTGTCTACCTGTGGTCATGCCTTAACTGCTTTGGCCTTAATTTTGAGCTCTGGGTACAGAAGCTGGCAGAGTTGGAGCCCCTAGCGCAAATTGAG ACCTCTCTGTCAGAGCAGATGTCCCGCAGGGTCCGCGCCGTCTTTGGGGCCATGAACTTCTGGGCCATCATCATGTACAACCTTGTAAGCCTGAACAGCCCCGAGTTCTCAGAGCTGGTCGCCCAGCGTCTGCTGCTCTCAG ggttcccCCAGACCACGCTGGCCATCCTGTTTGTCACCTACTGTGGTGTCCAACTGGTGAAGGAGCGAGAGCGAACCCTGGCTCTGGAGGAGGAACAGAAGCAGGACAAAGAGAAGCTGGAGTAG